From Rhodopseudomonas palustris, a single genomic window includes:
- a CDS encoding peptidoglycan-binding domain-containing protein — MPKTRKDDAPRRRGAAAAAAESEERGFAMRLMLSSPKDFVAAMFASAAVVAIVTNAIFMQAGQHPSPMFGSAAPSTSISIVTLPRPRPLDAEPRAADTKALDPKLLEPTVTEVKPSESRAVDSRPVEARHAEPKPVELRPVETKAAETRRPEPRPVRGRAAEAEDPLGNLVRATAPHSAASSAGAPRPPAAIPNSGRDPVGDMITSSRRIASVQRALTQYGYGQLKPTGTAGSDTQAAIARFERSRNLPVTGQISDRVVRELGLMIGHPID, encoded by the coding sequence TAAGACGAGAAAGGACGATGCACCGCGGCGTCGCGGTGCGGCGGCAGCCGCTGCGGAGAGTGAGGAGCGTGGATTTGCGATGCGGCTGATGCTGTCTAGTCCGAAGGACTTCGTCGCGGCGATGTTCGCCTCGGCCGCGGTCGTGGCGATCGTTACCAATGCGATCTTCATGCAGGCCGGCCAGCATCCGTCGCCGATGTTCGGGAGCGCCGCGCCGTCCACTTCGATTTCGATCGTGACGCTGCCGCGACCGCGACCGCTCGACGCCGAGCCGCGCGCTGCGGATACCAAGGCGCTCGACCCGAAGCTGCTCGAACCGACCGTGACCGAGGTGAAGCCGTCCGAATCCCGGGCGGTGGACTCCAGGCCGGTCGAAGCCAGGCATGCGGAGCCGAAGCCGGTCGAGCTGCGCCCGGTCGAAACCAAAGCGGCCGAGACGCGTCGGCCGGAGCCGCGCCCGGTGCGTGGCCGTGCCGCCGAGGCGGAGGATCCGCTCGGCAATCTGGTGCGAGCCACCGCCCCGCACAGCGCCGCCTCGTCCGCCGGTGCCCCGCGCCCGCCGGCCGCGATTCCCAACTCGGGCCGCGACCCGGTCGGAGACATGATCACCTCGTCGCGCCGGATCGCCTCGGTGCAGCGCGCCCTGACCCAATACGGTTACGGCCAGCTCAAGCCGACTGGCACCGCAGGCTCCGACACCCAGGCCGCCATCGCCCGCTTCGAACGCTCCCGCAATCTGCCGGTCACCGGTCAGATCTCCGATCGCGTCGTGCGCGAGCTCGGGCTGATGATCGGGCATCCGATCGATTAG
- a CDS encoding DUF1491 family protein encodes MRLKSAIWVSAYLRRCQTEGVFGAVSRRGAEDAGAVFVKVVTSNGLAMLYVPAPQTAYEDERPFDRVFVPMSPTPQPEADVDARLAKEIRFDPDIWIVETEDRAGRHFLDLAK; translated from the coding sequence ATGAGACTGAAGAGTGCGATTTGGGTGTCGGCCTACTTGCGACGCTGCCAGACCGAGGGCGTGTTCGGCGCAGTGAGTAGGCGCGGGGCCGAGGACGCCGGGGCGGTGTTCGTCAAGGTCGTGACCTCGAACGGCCTGGCGATGTTGTACGTGCCGGCGCCGCAGACCGCTTACGAGGACGAGCGGCCATTCGATCGGGTGTTCGTGCCGATGTCGCCGACGCCGCAGCCTGAAGCCGACGTCGATGCACGTCTCGCCAAGGAAATCCGGTTCGATCCCGACATCTGGATCGTCGAAACCGAAGACCGCGCGGGGCGGCATTTTCTCGATCTG